TCATACTTTTTGACGAGCCGACAAGCGCACTTGATCCAGAGATGATAGGCGAAGTTTTAAGCATCATGAAAGAAGTTGCCAAAGACGGGCTTACGATGCTTGTAGTAACTCACGAAATGGGATTTGCTAAAAACGTAGCAAATAGGATATTTTTTATGGATAAAGGTATCATCGCAGTCGATGATACGCCAAAAAATGTCTTTGAAAACTGCACCCATCCACGTTTAAACGAATTTTTAAACAAGATACTAAATCACTAAAAAAGGAAAACAAAATGAAAAGTTTTTTTAAATTTATCGTTGCTGCTTGTGTAGCGGCCGGTTTTTCCCACGCCGCAGACGTGTTAAAAGTAGGCACAAATGCCGCTTATCCTCCGTTTGAATTCATAGATGAACAAAACAAAATAGCTGGTTTTGATATGGATCTTATAGACGCTCTATCAAAAAAAGTAGGATTTGAGTATAAGATAGTAAATATGAGCTTTGATGGGCTTATACCGGCTCTAAAAGCAGGTAAGATAGACGCAGTAGCAGCAGCTATGAGCGCAACTCCTGAACGCATAAAAGCAGTAAGTTTTACAAAGCCTTACTATACTACGGAAAATTTATTTATTAAACAAGCAAAAAATGGCGATCTAACATCAAAGCAAAACTTAGAGGGTAAAAAAATCGCAGTACAATTAGGAACCGTCCAAGAAATAGCAGCTCGCACTATAAAAGGCGTTAAAGTTATGGCAAACGAAGATATATTTGCAGCTATAATGGCACTTAAAAATGGCAAAGTCGATGCTGTTTTAGTAGATAGTTCTATAGGTTATGGTTACTTAAACAAAAACAAAGACCTAGCTGAGTTTTTAAAAGAACCTGATGGTAGCGAAGGCTTTTCTATAGCTTTTGACAAAGACAAACATACCGATCTAATAGCAAAGATCAACCAAGCAGTTGAAGAGCTAAAAAATGATGGTACTTATGATAAGCTGCTTGAAAAATACAATCTAAAATAGTCTAAAGCAGACAAAAAGGATAGTTTGATGAATAGAGTTTTTAAATTTATCTTTGCTTTATTATTGATGCTAAACCTAGTAAATGCTAAAACGTTGATATTTGGCTCAGACGCTGAGTATCCTCCATTTGGCTATATAGATGAAAACAATAAAATAGCGGGATTTGACATAGATCTAGTAGATACTATATCTAAAAAAGCTGGATTTGAGTATAAATTTATAAAAGTCGGGTTTGACGCTTTGATACCTGCTCTAAAAGCCGGTAAGATAGACGCTATCGCAGCTAGTATGAGCGCTACGGCTGAAAGAAAAAAATCAGTTGATTTCTCAAATGCGTATTTTTATACAAAAAATTTATATCTTAAAATGGCGAGCGACAAAGAGATCACTTCAAAAGACGATCTTAAGACAAAACGAATAGGTGTAATGCTAGGCACAGTCCAAGAAAGCGTTGCCCATGAGATAAAAGGTGCAAAAGTCATAGCCACAGAGGGCATAGCAGGAAGCATTATGAATCTAAAAGCCGGTAAAGTCGATGTCGTGATAGTAGATAGCTCAGTAGGATACGGCTATCTTAAGAAAAACACAGATATAGTAAAATGGCTTGAAGAAAACGATGGAAGCGATGGTTTTGCAATGGCGTTTGACAAAGATAAGCATAGCGAATTTTTAGCTAAATTTAATAAAGCTTTAGAAGATATCAAAAGCGATGGAACATACGAAAAACTTCTTGAAAAATACGATCTAAAATAGCTTAGCCATACTTTATGGCTAAATTTAAGGGCTTAAAATGTGTCAATTATATGTTTTAACAGACAAAGAATTTACTCCAAAAAATAGTATCTATGGGCAAATTTTAGAGCTCTTAAATTCTGGTATCAAGTTCATTCAATATAGAAATAAAATACAAGATCACGATATAAAATTACTCAAATCCATAGCTAATTTATGCGATGATTTTAACGCAAAGTTTATCATAAACGATGATCCGTTTCTAGCAAAAGCTTGCGATGCACATGGTGTCCATATCGGAAAAGATGATGAAGATATAAAAAAAGCAAAAGAATTGCTAGGCAAAAACTCAATTATAGGAGTTAGTTGCTACAACGATATAAATTTAGCACTAAAAGCCCAAAAAGATGGCGCTTCTTACGTTGCTTTTGGAGCGATGTATATGAGTAAAACCAAACCAAACGCCCCTCTTTGCGACCACGATACCATAAAAAAAGCAAAAGAGAATTTAGACATTCCTATCTGTGTCATAGGCGGTATAAATGCTCTAAATTTAAAAGAAGTTAGCACTCTTATGCCTGATCTAATAGCCATAGTAAGTGCTGCTTACGCACCAAAAAGTATCAGTGAAAACATAAAAAATTTAAACAATATAATAAGGAATTAAATGGATTTTTTAAGCGCCATAATACTAGGAATAGTCGAGGGCTTGACCGAGTTTTTGCCTGTTAGCTCGACTGGACATATGATACTTAGTGCAAAGCTACTAGGGCTTGAGCAAACAAGCGTGTTAAAATGCTTTGAAGTAGTTATTCAGCTAGGAAGTATCTTGGCAGTTGTGTTTATGTTTTTTGATAGATTAAAAGAGGATTTTAATCTTTGGATAAAACTTGCTATAGGATTTGTACCTACAGCCATCATCGGTTTTTTGGCTTACAAACACATAAAAGCATTTTTTGAGCCAAGCAGTGTTGCTTATATGCTTATCATAGGCGGTATCGTTTTTATCATAGTTGAGCTTTGGCATAAAAAGATAAACTATGATGGCGACACAAAAACATTGCACGAAGTGAGCTTCAAACAAGCTTTTCTAATAGGACTTTCACAATGCTTTGCTATGATACCTGGCACGTCAAGAAGTGGCTCTACTATCATCGCAGGTCTGCTTTGCGGACTTAGTCGCGAAGTTGCGGCTAGATTTAGTTTTTTACTAGCTATCCCTACTATGTTTGCCGCGACTGCTTATGATAGCTACAAAAATGCAGATATTTTCGCTCAAAACAAAGAAGATTTATTAATATTTTTAGTCGGTGGATTTATGGCGTTTATAGTAGCTTTGATAGTTATCAAACTATTTTTAAAATTCGTATCTAAATTTAGCTATATCAGCTTTGGAATCTACAGGATAGCCCTTGGTTCGTTATTTTTGATCTATGTTTTATAAGCAAAGCTATCAAAAAAATTTGATAGCTTCTTTGATGGCACTCAATAGATAGTCCAGATCGTCTTTTGTTTGAGTATAGTGTAGGCTTGCCCTAACAAAGCCCGGTTTTTGGGCAAAATCCGCGTCATCTTCTAGTCCTAAAAGCTCATGCCCATATGGACCAGCGCAAGCACATCCAGCTCGTGTTTGGACGCTAAATTTATCGCTTAAAACTTTAGCAAGTTCATAAGGCGATATGCCTTTAATGTTAAAAGAAAATATAGGAAGTCTATCGCATTTTTTTGAGCCATAACATATCAAATTTTTTATACGCATAAGATTATCTTCAAAATACTCTAAATTTGCCTTTTCTATCTCTTTTATGGTTTCTAAACCTATGTCGTTTCTAAGCTTAAATGCTAAAAAAGAGCGTATTAGCTGAGTGATACCAGGAGTTCCAGCGTCTTCTAAGGCTTCTTTATTTTCTACAAATTTAGCACTTTTTCTACTTACGTAAGTTACTGTTCCTCCACCAGCAAAAGTAGGTTTATCGCCTGTGCAAAGCTCTTTTCTTATGACTAAAAGTCCAGAGCCACCAACTCCACCAAGTAGCTTATGTGATGAGATGAAAGCTGCGTCAAAAAAGTCGCTATTTACATTTTCGTAAGCAGCAAGGCTTGATAGATCAAGTGCGATAATGCCACCATAATTCCTTATCATTTTATTTAGATTATACAGATCAGTTTTTATGCCAGTCACATTTGAAGCTGCGCTAAAACTAGCGATTATCTTGCGTCCTCTATTTAGTTTAAGGACACGTTCCATTTCACCAAAATGGATACCTCCGTCTTTTGCTAAAGGCACTCTAAAAACTTCGCAAAGTCCATACCTAAAGCTTATCTCATTGCTGTGATGTTCGTAAGGAGAGACGATGACTAAAGGAAATTTACGCTTGTCTATATTTAAATTTCCCAAAACTGCTCTAGTAGCTGGTGGGATATAAATTCCCATTATCTCTTGAAACTTTTTTATCGCCGCGGTACTTCCAAAAGAACAAGGCATAAGATAAAAATCATCGCCTAGCTCTAAAAGTTTTTTTATCCCACTTCTTGCACTTTCATAGTAATTTGTAGTAACTCTAGCACAAGTTCCGCACTCGCTATGAGTGTTTGAGTATGTCATCAAAACTCTTAGTATTTCGTCTTCTATCTCTTTATATCCAAGCCCTGAAGCAGTCCAATCAAAATAATAAATTCCATCTTTTAAGATTATATTTTTTCTTACTTTTTCTAAATTTATCAACTTTATTTCCGCCGTTTTTTATATAAATTATACAACATATATGCTAAAATTATCGCAAAACAAGGAGCTAAAAACTAAATTTGGAAAATAGTTTTGATGATAGCAAAATTCAAAGTTTGCTTGAGTTTTATTTTGTGTTTGATAACTGCGCTTTAAGTAATGATTTTAGCGATATATTTGAAGCTATACAAAAACATATTTTAGATAGATATGAAGAGCTTAGCGAACGTTTTAAATTTAGCAGTTACGATAAAGAGATAAAAATAATGCTTAAAAAACTAGCAAGAAGTGATAGAAAACGCTTTAATATCTCAAAGTCACTCCCAAGAAAACTAGCAAGTATCGTCATAAAAACTCTACAAAATAATGGTATCTTAGAGATAGAAAAATCAAAAGAGATAAAACCAAAAAGCTCAAAACATCAAAAGATAAAAAAAGAGCTTAGAAGATATCAAATTCAAGACAAAATTCACTTTAAAAGCAACTTTGCGCGGTTTTGGTTTAGGTATTGTGAGCCAAATTTAGATCTGTTAAAAGAGGCAAAAACAGACCAAGTCCTAGACATCATCAAAAACGATTTTTTGCTATACTGCTCTTTGCCATTTGAGTTAGCTAGCATAAAACTGCTTTCACACCATTTAAATATACCTAGCAAACTTATCTCAAGCTACTGGAATAAAAAAGATGAAATAGATATATTTATAGATAACGAGGGGTTTATCATAGTCGGCGAAGTCAAATACAAAGATAGAAAAATCTGCAAAAACGTGCTAAATATCCTAAAAGCAAAATGTCAAAACGCAAATATAAAGCCAAATTTGATAGTTTTATTTTCAAAATCAGGCTTTAGCAATGAACTTTTGAGCTTAAAAGATGATAAAATACTACTTTTTGGACTTGAGCATTTTAAGGAAATATTATGGAACTCTTAGAACAAAACGAAACAAAACATATCCAAGACGGATTGAAAAATCTAATAGAACAAACTTACTTGATAGAAAAAGAGTACAAAACTCTAAATGAATCATACATAAGTTTGCAAAACTTCATACAAGATATCGTTGAAAGTTTAGGCGCCGCACTTTGGGTCGTAGATATGAGCGGCAACATACTACTTAAAAATGCTAAAACAAACGGATTTGACGCTATACTAAATTTAATAGATCTAAAAAGAGCAAACCAAGAGATCGAGCTTGAAAATAGACACTTTGCTATCAAGATCACTACAAAAGAACAAAATAAAATCATACTTGCTACAGATATAAGCGATGAAAAAAGAAGTGCTAGGCTAGTTTCTATGGGTGCTGTAGCTGCTCATCTCTCACACGAGATCAGAAATCCTATAGGTTCTATCTCTTTACTGACAAGTACGCTTTTAAAAAGAGCCGATGAGAAAAATCGCCCTATCATAGACGAAATTCAAAAAGCGATATTTAGAGTAGAGCGTATCATCAAAGCTACGCTTTTATTTACAAAAGGCGTTCATATAAACAAGCAAAGCTTTAGCCTAGAAAAGCTAGAGCAAAACTGCCACACAGCCATAAGCCAATACGCATTTTCAAAAGAGATAGAATTTAAATTTAGTGGATTTAAGGGGGAAATTTTAGGCGATATCGATCTTTTAGATATGGTTTTTAGTAACCTTATTTTTAATGCTATAGATGCCATAGAAGAAGATGAAAACAGCAGCGGTCAAGTAACATTAGAGCATATCTTTAAAAATGATTCTCACGTATTTTACATAAGCGATAGCGGTGTGGAGATAGATAAAAGCGTGGTTTTTGAACCATTTAAAACTACAAAGCTCAAAGGCAACGGCCTAGGACTAGCGCTAAGCATAGAGATTATTCACGCTCATAAAGGCAGCATTTGCTTTCAAAACAAACCAAAAATCTTTACTATCTCATTACCTTGACAACATTTTTTATAACCTCCACTCAACCAAAAGCCTTGCTCATTTATTTTTACCTTACTACTATATCTGAAGTAAGCTTGTGTTTTTAAAAGCGGTAGTAGCGTAAAAAGCATTATAGATAAAAAATTTAAGAAAAACTCTTTTTATGTCTGCTCTATCTTATTCTAGGCTAAATTTAAACCTTTTTATTAGAGTTTAATAGCAAACCTAAAAAAGTAGCTTTAGTCGCAGTTTGTAACAAGACACCTAAAAAAAATATTTAGATATAAAAAATGATTTGTTTTAAGTTTTCAACTGACCATAGCTAATTCTTCAAACATTTAGAAAAGTGGCTAAATATACTGATATAAAAGACTTTTCTAATAGATGATAAAGAGCAAAGCAAAATCCATAGACTTATATTTATAAAATTTATAAAAGATATCGTTTTTCCTAATGAGAATTGCAAAAACGAAATTGAGTTCCTTTTTTAAATTTAGGCTTTTTTTGGAGATATGGTTTGTGGTGGCATGATCTAAATGCTTTTATCAAAGTATTTAATAAAAAAAGATTTAAAAAAGAGTTTAGTTTTTTTACAAATATGGACTTATAAAGGTTTGTGGAAGATTTGCAGATACAAAACTAAACAAGCAAACGACAAAAAGAAGCACATTATAAATTTGCGAAAATATCTTAGATATTTACAATCTATTTTTAAATTTAAAGCTAAGTATATTAGATGCTACTTTACATCCATTCAATAACTTGTGAAATTTCTTTTGCTACAAATATCTTTAAATTTGATTTTTCTATCGGTTTGCTCGGTGCTATTATATTTTTAAATTTTTGCATACTAGCTTCTTTTAGCCTTGCATCAAGGTTAAATATATCTCTGATTTCTCCATTTAAGCTAAGCTCACCTATAAAGATGCTTTCTTTGCTGATAGGGCGATTTCTAAAGCTCGATATGATGGCTGCTACAACAGCTAGATCACATGCGGTCTCATTTATCTTTACTCCGCCAGTAACATTTATAAAAACGTCATAATGCCCCAAGGGAATTTCAAGCTTTCGCTCTAATAAAGCAAGTATCATATCTAGACGATTTTTATCAAATCCGGTGGAACTTCTTTTTGGATAGCTACTCTCGCAAACTAGAGCTTGTATCTCTACTATAAGTGCGCGACTTCCTTCCATCGTAACTGTTATGGCTGAGCCACTCACTGCATCTCCTCTAGTAAAAAATTTGCTAGTAGCGTCTTTTGCGCTTATCAGACCAAATTTACTCATTTCAAAAATCCCAACTTCACTAGTTGAGCCAAAGCGATTTTTAAATCCTCTAAGAAGCCTGAGCTCCATACTGCTATCGCCTTCAAAATACAGCACGACATCAACCATATGCTCTAAAATTCTAGGTCCAGCAATAGAGCCTTCTTTTGTGATATGTCCGATGATAAACACGCATATATTTTTACTTTTTGCAAGTCTCATCAGCTCAAAAGTTATCTCTCTTACTTGCGAAACTGAACCAGGAGCTGAGCTTATTTTATCACTATATAATGTTTGTATAGAATCCACTACTAGCGTTTTATACTCTTTTTTCGAGATTTCTGCTAGGATATTGTCTAAGTTTATCTCTGTTAAAAGATATAGATTTTTGCTGTTCGCATTTAGTCTGTTTGCGCGTAGCTTTATTTGAGACTCGCTTTCTTCCCCACTTACGTATAAAACACTTTCACCAAATTCGGCCAAATTTGAAGCGATTTTTAAAAGCAGTGTTGATTTTCCGATGCCAGGACTTCCGCCGATAAGCACAAGTGAGCCATCTACTAAGCCGCCACCAAGAACGATATCAAGCTCAACGTCTCCTGTAGTGCGGCGTGAAATTTCTTCTATTTTTATATCAGTTATGGCTTTTGCTTTTGATGAAGAACTACTTATCTTTGAGATTTCATTGATGACTTTTATTTGCTCGCTACTAAGCTCCACAAAGCTTTCCCAAGCCCCGCATCCAGGACATTTGCCCATCCATTTGCTCTGTTGATTTCCGCAAGCTTCACACTCAAATATAGTTTTAGTTTTTGCCATCGTTATCCAAGTATATAGCATCACAGATAGTTTTAACAAAATCTTTTGGATCAAATTTGATTATATCGTCCATCTGTTCTCCTACGCCGATATATAGTATAGGAAGCTCAAGTTCTCTTGCTATGCCTAGTAGAGCACCGCCTTTGCTTGTTCCATCAAGCTTTGTGATGATAACGCCGTCTAAATTTATAATTTCATTAAATGCTTTTGCTTGAGACAGGGCGGCGTTTCCTTGGGTTCCATCAAGTACGATGATTTTTTGGTGCGGTGCTGAAGCTAAAGCTTTGCTTGAAATACGAACTATTTTTTCTAACTCGTTTGCCAAATTTTTTTGGTTTTGCAGACGACCTGCAGTGTCTATGATAACGTTGTCATAGTTTTTTGCTACAGCAGAGCTTATGGTATCAAATGCAACTGCTGCTGGATCGTGTCCTTGCGCAGTTGCTATTATAGGTATGTTTAAGCGGGTCGCCCACTGGCGTAACTGCTCGATCGCTCCTGCTCTAAAAGTATCACTAGCACCTAAGATAACGCTTCTGCCACTTTTTTTATATAAATTTGCTAATTTTGCTATAGTCGTCGTTTTTCCAGCACCATTTACGCCGATTATCATTTGTACAAAAGGCTTTGTTTCTAAATCGTTTTGATTGTCGTATAAAAAGTATGTTTCCATAACCCTTGCAAGATCTGCTCTATCTACTAGATCTCTAGGCGGAAGATAATACACTATCTCTTCTACAATCTCAAAAGGCACATCGGCTTCTAAAAGCAACTCTTCTAATATATCTTTTGTTATCTTTTTATCTTTTGGTTTATTTGAGGTTATCGACGAAATAGTCTTTTCTAAACCTTTTTTTAGAAAATCAAACATTATGAGATTACCTTTTTTATGTCAGATTCTAGCATTTCTTCTAAAACCAAACCGATATAGTGAGTTGCATACTTGCCATTTGGATAATATAGCACTGAATATGGTATGCCTACTACTTCTCCAAGTGCTTTAGCAAAAAAGAAATTCGACTCGCCATAAGCTATGCTGTAGTTGATATTATACATTTTTATAAATTCACTTATCTCGTCTGCTGTTCTTTCTTCCATAAGTACGCCTATTATCCTAAGTTCGTTTTTAAATTTATCTTGAAGACTTACTAGATGCGGAATTTCAGCTTTGCACGGCGGACACCAAGTCGTAAAAAATGTGAATAAAATAGCTTTATTGTTATCTTCTATATCAAAACCTTCGCTATTTCTTTGCATATTTAAATTCTTACCATCATTTAACGTTAAAGTGAAACTTCTATCGTAATTTTCACTTATAGATGAGGATGTGGGCGTAGTATCTTCGCTTTTGTCATTTTTACTACAACCGTACATAAAAATGAGCAAACATGCTATAATTAAACTTTTTAGTTTCATATTTTTTCCTATAAATAAAAATAGTTGATATTATACATAAAGTTTATAAAATGGGCGTTAAATTTAGTAAAACCGAATATAGAAAAATAGCAAAATCAAGCTTAAATAAGATAGTTAAGTTTAGAGCAAAATCTTTTAGCTACAAGATACACAAAACACTTTTATATATATTTGATAAATTTAAATCAAAAAATATACTTCTGTTTTTACCACTTTTTTATGAACCAAATTTAGTTATTTTAAGACGAAGGCTATCAAAATCGCACAATATATTTTTGCCTTTTATGGTAGATAAAAGTTTAAAAATGGTAAAATTGAGACTGCCTTTCAATGAGTCTAAATTTGGAGTAAAAGAGGCAAATGATTCAAACGCCTTTTTTAGGCGTATAGACGTGGCTGTTATTCCTGTGATTGGGGTTGACGGAAATATGGCTAGAATCGGACATGGATTTGGTTATTACGATAGATTTTTTGATACTCTCGCATATAAACCGGTAGTTATTTTTGTCCAGATCGAAGATTTTTATACAAAAGAAAAAATTTGTGACTCACACGATATAAAGTGTGATTTTTATATAACCCCTAGAAAAAATTATATAAAAAAGGGAAATTATGATAGAGATTTTTATAGGGCTCACTGCCGCAGCAACAGGCGCTGGAGCAGGGTATCTTGCAGCTAAAAAGATAAATGACGCAAACTACAATGTATTTTTAGAGCAAGCAAAAGCAAAAGCAAAAGCTATAGAATTTGAAGCAGAAAGCATACTAAAAGATGCAAAAGTAAAGGTAAGCGAAGCTGAGTTTGAAGCAAAAAAAAGGTATGAAGAAAAAGGAAGCAAACTTCAAAAAGAATTCAATCAAAAATTTGATGAAATTACAAAAAAAGAACAAGTTCTTTTAAACGAACACGAAATTTTAAAAAATAGCAAAGAAGAGCTAGAAAAGTCAAGAAATGAAGCAAAGACTCTTTATGAAGAAGGTCTAAATTTAAAAGCGACTTATCAAGATAAACTTAGCGAAGCACTTAGGGTTTTAGAGCATTCTGCTGGACTTACAGAAGAAGAAGCACGTGAGATTGTACTAAAAAAAGTGGAAGAAAAAAGTCGCGCTGATATAGCTCATATTGTTAGAAAATACGAAGAAGAAGCAAAAAGAGAGGCAAAAAAAAGAGTAAATTATATCCTTGCTCAAGCTACTAGCAGATTTGCAGGAGAGTTTGCAGCTGAACGTCTTATAAATGTCGTAAATATCAAAAACGACGAGTTAAAAGGACGCATTATAGGCAAAGAAGGGCGCAATATAAAGACCCTTGAGATGGTGCTAGGAGTTGATGTCATCATAGACGATACGCCTCACGCTATAGTTTTATCTAGTTTTAATCTTTATCGTCGTGCTATCGCTACTAGGGTTATAG
The sequence above is a segment of the Campylobacter hyointestinalis subsp. lawsonii genome. Coding sequences within it:
- a CDS encoding sensor histidine kinase translates to MELLEQNETKHIQDGLKNLIEQTYLIEKEYKTLNESYISLQNFIQDIVESLGAALWVVDMSGNILLKNAKTNGFDAILNLIDLKRANQEIELENRHFAIKITTKEQNKIILATDISDEKRSARLVSMGAVAAHLSHEIRNPIGSISLLTSTLLKRADEKNRPIIDEIQKAIFRVERIIKATLLFTKGVHINKQSFSLEKLEQNCHTAISQYAFSKEIEFKFSGFKGEILGDIDLLDMVFSNLIFNAIDAIEEDENSSGQVTLEHIFKNDSHVFYISDSGVEIDKSVVFEPFKTTKLKGNGLGLALSIEIIHAHKGSICFQNKPKIFTISLP
- the thiE gene encoding thiamine phosphate synthase — its product is MCQLYVLTDKEFTPKNSIYGQILELLNSGIKFIQYRNKIQDHDIKLLKSIANLCDDFNAKFIINDDPFLAKACDAHGVHIGKDDEDIKKAKELLGKNSIIGVSCYNDINLALKAQKDGASYVAFGAMYMSKTKPNAPLCDHDTIKKAKENLDIPICVIGGINALNLKEVSTLMPDLIAIVSAAYAPKSISENIKNLNNIIRN
- the radA gene encoding DNA repair protein RadA, translated to MAKTKTIFECEACGNQQSKWMGKCPGCGAWESFVELSSEQIKVINEISKISSSSSKAKAITDIKIEEISRRTTGDVELDIVLGGGLVDGSLVLIGGSPGIGKSTLLLKIASNLAEFGESVLYVSGEESESQIKLRANRLNANSKNLYLLTEINLDNILAEISKKEYKTLVVDSIQTLYSDKISSAPGSVSQVREITFELMRLAKSKNICVFIIGHITKEGSIAGPRILEHMVDVVLYFEGDSSMELRLLRGFKNRFGSTSEVGIFEMSKFGLISAKDATSKFFTRGDAVSGSAITVTMEGSRALIVEIQALVCESSYPKRSSTGFDKNRLDMILALLERKLEIPLGHYDVFINVTGGVKINETACDLAVVAAIISSFRNRPISKESIFIGELSLNGEIRDIFNLDARLKEASMQKFKNIIAPSKPIEKSNLKIFVAKEISQVIEWM
- the ftsY gene encoding signal recognition particle-docking protein FtsY — translated: MFDFLKKGLEKTISSITSNKPKDKKITKDILEELLLEADVPFEIVEEIVYYLPPRDLVDRADLARVMETYFLYDNQNDLETKPFVQMIIGVNGAGKTTTIAKLANLYKKSGRSVILGASDTFRAGAIEQLRQWATRLNIPIIATAQGHDPAAVAFDTISSAVAKNYDNVIIDTAGRLQNQKNLANELEKIVRISSKALASAPHQKIIVLDGTQGNAALSQAKAFNEIINLDGVIITKLDGTSKGGALLGIARELELPILYIGVGEQMDDIIKFDPKDFVKTICDAIYLDNDGKN
- a CDS encoding 5-formyltetrahydrofolate cyclo-ligase, with the protein product MGVKFSKTEYRKIAKSSLNKIVKFRAKSFSYKIHKTLLYIFDKFKSKNILLFLPLFYEPNLVILRRRLSKSHNIFLPFMVDKSLKMVKLRLPFNESKFGVKEANDSNAFFRRIDVAVIPVIGVDGNMARIGHGFGYYDRFFDTLAYKPVVIFVQIEDFYTKEKICDSHDIKCDFYITPRKNYIKKGNYDRDFYRAHCRSNRRWSRVSCS
- a CDS encoding DUF234 domain-containing protein; protein product: MENSFDDSKIQSLLEFYFVFDNCALSNDFSDIFEAIQKHILDRYEELSERFKFSSYDKEIKIMLKKLARSDRKRFNISKSLPRKLASIVIKTLQNNGILEIEKSKEIKPKSSKHQKIKKELRRYQIQDKIHFKSNFARFWFRYCEPNLDLLKEAKTDQVLDIIKNDFLLYCSLPFELASIKLLSHHLNIPSKLISSYWNKKDEIDIFIDNEGFIIVGEVKYKDRKICKNVLNILKAKCQNANIKPNLIVLFSKSGFSNELLSLKDDKILLFGLEHFKEILWNS
- a CDS encoding basic amino acid ABC transporter substrate-binding protein; this translates as MKSFFKFIVAACVAAGFSHAADVLKVGTNAAYPPFEFIDEQNKIAGFDMDLIDALSKKVGFEYKIVNMSFDGLIPALKAGKIDAVAAAMSATPERIKAVSFTKPYYTTENLFIKQAKNGDLTSKQNLEGKKIAVQLGTVQEIAARTIKGVKVMANEDIFAAIMALKNGKVDAVLVDSSIGYGYLNKNKDLAEFLKEPDGSEGFSIAFDKDKHTDLIAKINQAVEELKNDGTYDKLLEKYNLK
- a CDS encoding TlpA family protein disulfide reductase, producing the protein MKLKSLIIACLLIFMYGCSKNDKSEDTTPTSSSISENYDRSFTLTLNDGKNLNMQRNSEGFDIEDNNKAILFTFFTTWCPPCKAEIPHLVSLQDKFKNELRIIGVLMEERTADEISEFIKMYNINYSIAYGESNFFFAKALGEVVGIPYSVLYYPNGKYATHYIGLVLEEMLESDIKKVIS
- a CDS encoding undecaprenyl-diphosphate phosphatase gives rise to the protein MDFLSAIILGIVEGLTEFLPVSSTGHMILSAKLLGLEQTSVLKCFEVVIQLGSILAVVFMFFDRLKEDFNLWIKLAIGFVPTAIIGFLAYKHIKAFFEPSSVAYMLIIGGIVFIIVELWHKKINYDGDTKTLHEVSFKQAFLIGLSQCFAMIPGTSRSGSTIIAGLLCGLSREVAARFSFLLAIPTMFAATAYDSYKNADIFAQNKEDLLIFLVGGFMAFIVALIVIKLFLKFVSKFSYISFGIYRIALGSLFLIYVL
- a CDS encoding aminotransferase class V-fold PLP-dependent enzyme; this encodes MINLEKVRKNIILKDGIYYFDWTASGLGYKEIEDEILRVLMTYSNTHSECGTCARVTTNYYESARSGIKKLLELGDDFYLMPCSFGSTAAIKKFQEIMGIYIPPATRAVLGNLNIDKRKFPLVIVSPYEHHSNEISFRYGLCEVFRVPLAKDGGIHFGEMERVLKLNRGRKIIASFSAASNVTGIKTDLYNLNKMIRNYGGIIALDLSSLAAYENVNSDFFDAAFISSHKLLGGVGGSGLLVIRKELCTGDKPTFAGGGTVTYVSRKSAKFVENKEALEDAGTPGITQLIRSFLAFKLRNDIGLETIKEIEKANLEYFEDNLMRIKNLICYGSKKCDRLPIFSFNIKGISPYELAKVLSDKFSVQTRAGCACAGPYGHELLGLEDDADFAQKPGFVRASLHYTQTKDDLDYLLSAIKEAIKFF
- the rny gene encoding ribonuclease Y; its protein translation is MIEIFIGLTAAATGAGAGYLAAKKINDANYNVFLEQAKAKAKAIEFEAESILKDAKVKVSEAEFEAKKRYEEKGSKLQKEFNQKFDEITKKEQVLLNEHEILKNSKEELEKSRNEAKTLYEEGLNLKATYQDKLSEALRVLEHSAGLTEEEAREIVLKKVEEKSRADIAHIVRKYEEEAKREAKKRVNYILAQATSRFAGEFAAERLINVVNIKNDELKGRIIGKEGRNIKTLEMVLGVDVIIDDTPHAIVLSSFNLYRRAIATRVIELLVEDGRIQPARIEELHKKVCDEFEESILEEGENILIDLGISKVHPEIVKLIGKLKFRASYGQNALAHSLEVAHLAGIIAAETGGDEKLAKRAGILHDIGKALTHEYEGSHVDLGAEICKRYKEHPVVINAIYAHHGHEEALSVECAAVCAADALSAARPGARREVLESFLKRVEEIENIATSKEGIKGAYAINAGREIRVIANAKLVNDDEAVLLAKEIADEIQEKVQFPGEIKVNVIRELRAIEFAK
- a CDS encoding transporter substrate-binding domain-containing protein, with product MNRVFKFIFALLLMLNLVNAKTLIFGSDAEYPPFGYIDENNKIAGFDIDLVDTISKKAGFEYKFIKVGFDALIPALKAGKIDAIAASMSATAERKKSVDFSNAYFYTKNLYLKMASDKEITSKDDLKTKRIGVMLGTVQESVAHEIKGAKVIATEGIAGSIMNLKAGKVDVVIVDSSVGYGYLKKNTDIVKWLEENDGSDGFAMAFDKDKHSEFLAKFNKALEDIKSDGTYEKLLEKYDLK